A window from Uranotaenia lowii strain MFRU-FL unplaced genomic scaffold, ASM2978415v1 HiC_scaffold_252, whole genome shotgun sequence encodes these proteins:
- the LOC129759708 gene encoding ferrochelatase, mitochondrial, whose amino-acid sequence MLRNLSNMKNSLAGLAMSGPGRYFSVQSTKCSPRTAIVMLNMGGPQNTDQVHDYLHRIMTDRDMIQLPVQSKLGPWIAKRRTPEVQKKYSEIGGGSPILKWTNIQGELLCKQLDKVSPETAPHKHYVAFRYVNPLTEDTLKRVEQDKPERVVLFSQYPQYSCATSGSSFNAIFSHYKSNNNGLTSARWSVIDRWGTHPLLARTFADNIRKELEKFPVEKRKDVILLFSAHSLPLRAVNRGDAYPSEVGATVQNVMEELQYCNPYCLVWQSKVGPLPWLEPFTEDAIKGYVKQGKKNFILVPIAFVNEHIETLHELDIEYCQELAHEVGAEKIGRAAAPNDHPLFIDALTDVVRTHLQNGDRVNPKFLLRCPACVNAKCHSSKQWYRQICN is encoded by the exons ATGTTGAGGAATCTGTCGAACATGAAAAACAGCCTGGCTGGGTTAG CTATGTCCGGACCAGGGCGCTACTTTAGTGtacaatctacaaaatgttctCCTCGTACTGCCATTGTTATGCTAAACATGGGCGGTCCTCAGAACACTGATCAGGTGCACGATTATTTGCATCGGATCATGACTGATCGGGACATGATTCAGCTTCCTGTCCAGAG TAAGCTTGGTCCATGGATAGCAAAGCGTCGAACACCAGAGGTTCAAAAAAAGTACTCAGAAATCGGGGGAGGTTCGCCGATCTTGAAATGGACAAACATTCAGGGTGAACTGTTGTGCAAGCAGCTTGACAAAGTATCCCCGGAAACGGCGCCACACAAGCACTATGTCGCCTTCCGTTACGTAAATCCCCTCACGGAGGATACATTGAAACGGGTGGAGCAAGATAAACCCGAACGAGTAGTCCTGTTCTCCCAGTATCCTCAATACAGCTGTGCTACTTCCGGCTCCAGCTTCAATGCCATTTTTTCTCACTACAAATCAAACAACAATGGCCTCACCAGTGCTCGGTGGAGTGTAATCGATCGCTGGGGAACTCACCCTCTGTTAGCGAGAACTTTTGCTGATAATATTCGCAAGGAGCTGGAAAAGTTTCCAGTCGAAAAGCGGAAGGACGTTATCCTACTGTTCTCCGCTCATTCCTTACCTTTACGGGCGGTAAACAGGGGAGATGCTTATCCATCGGAAGTGGGGGCTACGGTGCAGAATGTGATGGAAGAACTGCAGTACTGCAATCCTTACTGTCTGGTGTGGCAGTCGAAAGTTGGCCCGCTTCCATGGTTGGAACCATTCACTGAGGATGCCATCAAGGGGTACGTCAAACAGGGCAAGAAAAACTTCATTCTAGTCCCTATTGCATTTGTTAACGAGCACATTGAAACTCTGCACGAGTTGGACATCGAATATTGCCAAGAGTTGGCTCACGAGGTCGGAGCGGAGAAGATCGGTCGGGCAGCTGCCCCCAACGATCATCCGTTGTTCATTGATGCTCTCACGGATGTGGTTCGGACGCATTTGCAAAACGGCGATCGAGTGAATCCTAAATTTTTGCTCCGATGCCCGGCATGCGTGAATGCCAAGTGTCATTCCAGTAAGCAGTGGTACCGGCAGATTTGCAATTGA